Proteins from one Flavobacterium branchiarum genomic window:
- a CDS encoding DUF6090 family protein — protein sequence MQEEITKHSGKIYKTVKNSKHTLGEKAKEIIIEIFIIVFAVTLSISLHSWSEHRHQQEEVSVFLENLKNDLQNDVENIEIEKEAYKKSNIDYEKILTLTTHQLDSIYKSNNKVNFPIYSHGPKMNIGNYEGFKSSGKIGYIEDEKLKQKILNYYQIFVPAINEVDKYYNEFLFKCFDKMIENADKSEQELYSDPKFKMTVEFLVKLGNNNIRVYDKNTKPRAIELIKEIEKELNK from the coding sequence ATGCAAGAAGAAATAACGAAACATTCAGGAAAAATTTATAAAACTGTTAAAAATTCTAAACACACATTGGGAGAGAAAGCGAAAGAAATAATCATAGAAATTTTTATAATCGTTTTTGCCGTAACACTTTCAATATCGCTACACAGTTGGAGCGAACACAGACATCAACAAGAAGAAGTGTCAGTTTTTCTTGAAAATTTAAAGAATGATTTGCAAAATGATGTAGAAAACATTGAAATTGAAAAGGAAGCATACAAAAAGTCTAACATAGACTATGAAAAAATTTTAACACTAACTACTCACCAACTTGACAGTATTTATAAATCTAATAATAAAGTAAATTTTCCAATTTATTCACATGGACCAAAAATGAACATTGGTAATTATGAAGGTTTTAAATCAAGTGGTAAAATTGGATATATTGAAGACGAAAAATTAAAACAAAAAATCTTAAATTATTACCAAATATTTGTACCAGCAATAAACGAAGTCGATAAATATTACAATGAATTTTTATTTAAGTGTTTTGATAAAATGATAGAAAATGCAGATAAATCAGAACAAGAGTTATATTCAGATCCAAAATTCAAAATGACAGTTGAATTTCTTGTCAAACTAGGTAACAATAACATAAGGGTTTATGATAAAAACACAAAGCCAAGAGCAATTGAACTTATTAAAGAAATTGAAAAAGAGTTGAATAAATAA